The region tattagcAGCAGCCAACGCAGCACAGTTTAGGAGCAGGTTTCCCAACCCTAGTCCTCAAAGCACACGGCCCtccatgttttaggtgtttccttgTTCCAGActagctgatttcaattgatggaTGATGAACAGGCGTTTGCTGACCTGCAGTCAgctgaatcaggcacattaaaacaGGGAAACATCTGAGACATGCAGGGcaacaaaaggtattttgtAATTCATCCTGGGCTACAAATCTATCATACAGCTGCATGCAGGTGGGAGTCCCACTAAAACGTACATATCAGGCAGGGAAGCTGTGCTGCCAAATAGTTCACAGTAATTGTATTCAacaattttctgaaatgtaaacaCAGCATTTATTGGAGCCATCAGGAAACCAGCTGTAGAAATAAAGTGCTAAGAGCAAAATTAACAACCTCAGTCATATTTCTGACTTTTGGGTTTCTTATTATGGCAGGATGGCAAATTTCTGGcccagtattttatttttctcattcaCTATAAACTACATATCTCCCCGTCTCTATTGCatttttggttaattttctcctttcctctttGTTCATAAGtagctgcaggtgtgtgtggcCGTGCTTACTCCCAGCAGTGAAATAGTGGCTTTGGACACAGAGGGCACAGTGATCTGGTGTACATTATCATCACCGTTCTTCTGGACATTTCCGATGGCCCTTTCAACAAGTCActtttggggggaaaaagtgTATCCGTTTTACCCCTACAAACAGCAGTAACCCAATACTTAGAGCCCACTCATGTGGTTTAGGTGGCACATATTGGTCTAAACAGGCAATGTCTTTCAGACTGAGCACTTAAAAGAGCTTGTGTAAAGTGGTTGAGAGACCTGACATTATTGCTTCTGGCCTGAAATCCTTATTATACTTCTGACAAACTTCTGAGtcaacaaataattcaatttagtAAGTAAATCTCCCCCCTCCCCGTCTCATTATCCTGGTCGGTCCAGTTGTTTTATTCTGCAGCGGAAAATCTATGCTGTTCCACGGACGCCTCGCGCGTCCCCTCAAGAGCGTGGCATTGTTTGCATTGCtgtttgaataaatattgagaTATGCTTGTGGGTTTCAAGGGGGTTTCATTTCCCAGTACTTTTATTCTCTGCCTACTCTTCTTGGAGTCCTGTAATGTGATTAAAGTCTATTAATCATCAAAGCAACTCTCCAGGGAGCCTGACTCATGCACTAAGGGGAAGAAGCAGGGGTGGGAAGTGTCAAGAAAGCTTTCAGTGAACACTCTATCTCTTGTTCACATTGGGAGAGGAAAGCAGGGTCACTATCCACTCAAGTGCTGGCTTTTTGGGGGCTTTGTGAGAGTTGTTTGATTTCTACGGGCTCCCTCTTTTTCAAATCACTCCTCATTAGGAGAAGACTTAGAGACCAGCAGCTTCCGACGTGCGAGTCAAAGCATGATCAGACTGTGAGATTAACGGTGAACAAAGGTCTGCAGATTGACCCCTGAATACATTTGTTTCAAAGGAAAGATGGggattatgttgtttttttttcttgctatgACACAATcttttcttgtgtgttttctgcCTGTCAGGTGGTCTACTTCACTGAAATGTACAACATCTTCAGCCAGTTAACGGACCAGATCGACGAAGCCGGGCTGACTGATGAGCAGAGGCAGAAGGAGACCGAGGCCAAACTCAACGAGCTGCGTTCTCTGTCCATCGTCGCCGACGACTGAGGGGGAAATGCCGGAGATCAGGATGTGCTCTTTTCATCCCTCCCTGAATGGATTTCATCCCCTCCAAGCTCCCCAGGAGTTCAGACGGACAGCAGTGGCTTGAAAATTGACAGTTTATTTCATTGCAGCCCCTCTTGTTTTGCACTACATCCTAATgtcttttttccctctttgcAAAGACGCTGTAATACGGAGCAGCTGAACGCCACGTTAACTAAGCCATCAGCCAAGTGCGACTTTATAAGCCAATATGTTATATTGTTTTTTGTAGTAAGGGAATCAGgatgttttaaagcaaattataAGGTTTTACTATGTTATTTTGGAGCGAGTTTGTTTTCTAATGTTAcattcaaagaaatgttttattgatcaCTCGTGTTACTAAAagtctaaattattttttactccaCAGGACTAAAACCCAAACggcttgtttattgttaaaaaaaacctgttctTCTTTATCTTGTGATATTTAAGTGACTTCTTTGCCATCGTGTGTGAGAGCTTTAAACGTTTCCAACCTCACCTCTGCATAATGCGTCTCCGCTGCCCTGCTGAAAGGTTATCCACTCAGACAGGAGAGAGGAACCGTCTCCACCGAGAAAAATGCTTGTACTCCCTCTAGTGGGAATTGCTGCTCACAGCAACCGACTTTCCTTTTGTTCACAGCACCCATCCTTTGTTCTATTGTTGGTGAGAGTATGTGTTAGCGAAGAGCCTCACACATTGTTGGCATGCTAGAAAGTCCCTTCTCTTCACCCTCAACACCAGGGTTGGAAGCCAGTTTTTGTTTCTGGCCTCCTTTGATTTTGGAAGGAGTCGCACTGCTTTGTTTTCACTCTCTATTGAGATGAGCCTCGGTATGAAAGCTAAACTATACGGTTATGTACACATTGGTTTCTCAGTTgtgactttgtttttctgtctttctttcctttgtaTGGTAACAAGTTGATTTGCTccatttttatattgtttggAGTTGACCTCTGCAACCTAAGTTCTTTATGTTGCacagaaataactttaaaaatgaaggtGCTTTTCTTAATCggttaaattattttgtaagagttgatttttttttttttttttacagaactaATGGGATTCTTTGTCTTTAGTTATTGTATTGTGTTACTCTGTCTAATTAAGTAAATGAAGTTTGAAAAGAGGCACCAGCTGCTTTCTCGTTTGTATCTCAAAGTCTGAACATGAACAGTCTCAAAACTGCAGGTTTACcagttcatattttatttatcattgcagattgaaatgattttttattttgatgaacTTAACTTAAGATATCCTCTGACAGGTCTTACCACTGAGCTGAGAAAACCCTCAAAGCATTCACACCCCTAAAACCTCTCAcaattacaaccacaaatatcAACGCATTTTATCGGGCTTTTTGATAGACCATCATGGAAGTCCATATTTGGAAAGAAGAAGTAAATTAGGTTTAGTTTTTGctattatttcaaacaaaactgcatggtgttcatatatatatttaatgtatgacaaaataacaaaatccaGTGCAATGCAAGGATGGCATAATTAAAGTTATTGCTAAAAGAATGTATGTGTTAGCTTCTTGCTAACACATACTCATGTGTTACAGATGAATGCACTcattcaacaataaaaaaaaatgtttcagccCTTCATTAAGCTTCTAGATCTACttcagagttttaaaatgaacCCAAAGTTGTTACGATAGGTTTGGTTAAGATGCCAAAGAACTGAAACGATGGACTAAAATAAAGTTATGTCCATTACATCTGACATAATTCAGTTCACATTTTATAGGTATTATCAATTGTGACTGATCAAAGTTTGTCTAGCTGGCAAAAGTAGCTGCCAAAAGTGTTGCTTCATGATATTTAgggtgaaaacataaaactcaacTATTTGGTACTATTCAAAAAATTGAATACCGACCGTGGAATAGCAAGAATTTTACATGGACATTTTGTAGGCATCCTGCATTTTGTTGCTTTACtaaaatcccagtgaaatacATAATTCATGGCTGTAACATGACAAGACAtatgaaaagttcaaggggtacaaatacttttacaaagtatGCTTATACAATTTGTACGATACAAATCTACAAGTAATCTAGCTTTCATGAGCAAAATGTCCCTTCTACACCCAGACCCTTAAATCTCCTAGAAAGAAGTGCAGCATGATGAAAATGAAACTCTGCCTCTGTAGGTGACTTCCTAAtcatatttgttattttgctttctacaaataacacaaaactccAGTGAATAATGGGGAAGCATTAGAGTCAACGGTGAGGTTATGAATGCTTGGACGCACTGATCAGAAATGCAGTTACCACAAAACAGAGTGAAATTCAATCAAATATCAAGTGGAGTTAAaagtgtttgaaaaacaaaatatcaccACTAGTTATCTTCAGGTACCATGGACAATATTTCCCTTTGTAGACACTAAGGTGTTTTGGAGTTAAATCGGAGTCTTGTACATGTTTGCTAGCTGTTCCTGAAACACCCTACGGATGTCGGCTCGTCTGCTCTTTAGGGTGGGCGTGAGAAGGCCGTTGGCGATGCTAAACATCTCCGGATGTAAATAAAGATCCTTCAcctgagaaaacacaaaaagaaactcaCCATAGTGTTCTTTGTTGCTGTTAAATTTGATCtgagattagttttttttattatttttatttttttctccgaagagttttttgcggcgctagtggcttgtattttttcgacagtaggcagacaggaaggagggtgaggagaggggggaagacatgcggcaaaggtcgtcgggaccgggagtcgaacccgcgacgtccgcgttgaggactaaggcctccaaacgtggggcgtgctaaccccctgcgccaccacagcacgccccgatCTGAGATTAGTTTTGATGTCACAAACTTGTCACCTGTTCAAAGGACTTGAGGCCTGCTTCCTTCCCCACAGCCCTCATATCTTCTAATACTGCGTTCTTTACATCCTGTCAGAGAAAAGGTTTgctcgttttttgtttttaaaccctTTTCAAACTGTTAGATGAAGAACATTTGAAGTAGCCTAATAGGAACTTACTGGGTTATGGCACAGTTCCTGGTAGGACCCCACAAAGGCCCGCTCCTTAGCCCATTCAACAAACACTTCTCGGTCAGGGACAACTATACCTACAACATAGGACTGCCGACATGAAACACAACAGAGAGTCAAAACATCTCACATTCTCTCTTGGTAGGGTTTTGCCTGCGGATTGACTGAAAACGACCTTATTAAGAGGCTTACCTGTAAACTGTCTCCATGCACAAACACCTGGAGGACGGGAACAGAACGCATGTAGACGTTCTCTATCTTCTCTGGAGCGACGTACTCTCCCTGGCACAGCTTGAAGATGTGCTTCTTTCTGTCGATGATGCGCAGCGTGCCGTTCTGACACAAGCATTGGAGTTACAcgaatattttctcatttagacAAAAGACATGCATGTAAGCATTAATAACCGCTAAACCTATTCATGTTTTTTCGGCTTACATGTGGACCAACAGAATAAAGCAGAATTCTgacagattagattttttttcagtcaatcGCATAACATAAACTACATTTTATAGAGACAAAACGTGAACAGTTCTCTCTTGATGGCCTCCATTATAGTCTGACTATGTCCCAATCTTACTGGAAGCCATTGGCCCACATCCCCAGTGTGGAGCCAGCCGTCACTATCCAAGGCCTCCGCTGTCCTCTCCGGGTCCTTCAGATATCCCTTGAACACACTGGGGCCGCGGATGCAGATCTACCAAGACAAAGGACAGAAAACTATCTCCAGGCTCCAGGCTAGAGGAGAACATGAGACGTATCATAAAGTTCACCTCTCCTTCTCCATTCTTAGCAAAGTAGTTCATATCAGGGATGTCCACCACCTTCACCATAGCGCATGGCAAAGGAGCACCAACGtgacctgaaaacaaaacaaaacaaaagaaaaacgaCATTTACTTATCTGATGAGGACAGAAGGAGATATGCAGGCATTTTAAAAGAGCAATATCCAAACCTGTGCTGGAGTCTCCTATCAAAGAGAAAGTGCAGCCTCCAGTGCACTCTGTCTGTCCATAACCCTCACATATCATGCAGCCCATAGTGGCTCTGAGGAAGGATAACACCGTGCAGGAGATGGGAGCTGAGGCAGTCAAGGCAAACCGGAGATTACCTCCTAAACTGGCCTGAAATAcagagtaaaacaaaatcagctttttaataaaaaatggctAAAAGACAGCCGTGTCATGGATCTGAGCTCGTTTCTGTCTGAACTTTTGTCACCCTTGGTCACAGTTTCCCATCTGAATTGATACAGCAAGCCAAACTCCTTCGGTTCTGCGTCGCATGTGTGAATGCCTCTTCAATGCACTCCCACAGGTCCAATATGCTGCTGGTGATTTTTGGCATCAGCTGCTGGAACAATTGTGCTTCTCTTGAAAAGCTTGGATTTGAATCTGGTGCGATTTGCGAGGCTGATTGTTCACAGGTAATATACGCACTAACGCCGTGCCATTTAAATTCAAGTGATGTACAGATGAATAAAACGGTAAGGattaaacagaacagaaaatttTTTTCCGTCCATAAAATAGAGCTGTGCTATGAGGCAGTCTGATTGCAATAATCgataagaaaataattacaaCTACAAGAATAGCTGTAACCCTCTGAAATATTtctagattttaaataaaaatattagaagTATGGCCTTGTCAGTTATATCGCTTGACTCAAATCGAAAACACAATAAGTGACCGGTATTGTTAAGTACGGAGGTGGCAGTGTCATGATATGGGTCGAACTGTGTGGAAGAAATGCTGAGACAAAATTTACAGATACCATCGTGGTATCTCGGAATAAAATGTGACATcattagttttaaataaatgtaaaaaatgaaggtaaaaaagtaatttcttgtttctgttcttAATATGACAGACTTTTACCTAAAACCAGAAGTACTATActgttttataagaaaaaaaagtgaaaacccTGATATAAAAGCAACAATAGGAAACTGACTTGGGAGACGAggcatttgtgtttttcagacgCTGACCTGAATTTTCTTGAACACCAGTTTATCCCACAGACTGTTGTTGCGCACAATCCCTCTGCAGAGCTCGGCCTGCTTTCTCCCGACAGCGTAGTGAAGCAGAGCCCGCTGAAGCGGAGAGGTCACAGAACCCAGGATCTTGGAGGAAATCATAGGAAAATGGACGAGATAAGAACCACCTTCTCTGGAGCCTTCTCACGGCTTAACTGAGCGCTTCACTGACCTTATCGTAGATGCGATTAAGAATACGGGGCACAACGGGGAAGAGGGTCGGTTTGAGAGTTTTAATGTCGTCCATGAGAAGAGAAACGTCACCCTGGAAGAACCCCACTCGGGCTCCGTAGCAGTACATTGTGAGCTGTGATGGGAAGGGATTTATTTGGGGCAgacagaggaaaaaagaagcaaaaatgcCTGCTAAGATGTTAAACTACCTGGATCATCCTCTCGAACATGTGGGCAAGAGGCAGGTAAGAGATCGACACATCCTCTTGCCGGATCACAAACGAACCCTGAGAGGCGACAGGAAGAGAGATGAGCGAAGCTCGGGGGACAGATTACGTTCAGGCAGCGGGATTACAGGCGAAGCCCCGCAGACAATCAAACACGTTTCTTTAGCAGCAGCTAGACAGCACAATCTTTAGACAGGGGCAATTAGTTAAAGTATCTCACAGCGACATGGGGCAATCAAACATCCAATTAATCATACCATTAGACACAGCAGGGAAGGGGGAACAGGTTTGAGATACAAGCAGATGGGAGTGCGACTCTAGCTGCAAGGCTGTTCTCAATTACACAAGGAGGTGGAAATGTAGACAGACCTCCAGGATCTTAATGACAGAGGAAGTATTGGAGGCGATGTTCCCGTGGGTGATCATGGCTCCCTTGGGCTTCCCTGgataaataaac is a window of Xiphophorus hellerii strain 12219 chromosome 12, Xiphophorus_hellerii-4.1, whole genome shotgun sequence DNA encoding:
- the acsl2 gene encoding long-chain-fatty-acid--CoA ligase 1, coding for MQLQEWLRSLCSHAGLKGSEAEELWSLLPSLSTSSLLGLGALASLTVYWLLTRPRPVRPPCDLQAQSVAVGGDPSCRRSALLKDDNLLEFYYDDIRTVYEMFQRGLRISGDGPCLGYRKPGQPYEWISYSEVAQQAQWMGSGMIAKGCQQFVGVYSPNRPEWVISEMACYTYSMALVPLYDTLGTEAMVHILNLAEMSLVVCDREERAALLLECKEKGMTPKVSCLVLFNDFSQAFGERAKKCEVDVLYREQLMELGKQNLKDPVLPQPQDLAVVCFTSGTTGKPKGAMITHGNIASNTSSVIKILEGSFVIRQEDVSISYLPLAHMFERMIQLTMYCYGARVGFFQGDVSLLMDDIKTLKPTLFPVVPRILNRIYDKILGSVTSPLQRALLHYAVGRKQAELCRGIVRNNSLWDKLVFKKIQASLGGNLRFALTASAPISCTVLSFLRATMGCMICEGYGQTECTGGCTFSLIGDSSTGHVGAPLPCAMVKVVDIPDMNYFAKNGEGEICIRGPSVFKGYLKDPERTAEALDSDGWLHTGDVGQWLPNGTLRIIDRKKHIFKLCQGEYVAPEKIENVYMRSVPVLQVFVHGDSLQSYVVGIVVPDREVFVEWAKERAFVGSYQELCHNPDVKNAVLEDMRAVGKEAGLKSFEQVKDLYLHPEMFSIANGLLTPTLKSRRADIRRVFQEQLANMYKTPI